The Amphiura filiformis chromosome 12, Afil_fr2py, whole genome shotgun sequence genome includes a region encoding these proteins:
- the LOC140165932 gene encoding uncharacterized protein — protein MWSSARNGPVSWAQRRSSQEKSLKKEYSRSVEEGSPKLESIDSSSVNIEAEPDKGLYDASAPSSSRHSSRHHMNNSGHTYSTSNQRRTNRPMKRLKHPADQSAILPLLGLLVFIVVAIATGLPSAAFLIVFIPLALLIRRFLACRRCGSCACCASLLTSHERYWLKEFEFNKPVVQCILQLDGFIDVTRIRDLVLARVVSAENKNGRKLYPRFTQRIVPVLAGYEWIYDDAFNIDNHIVSVNRTSTSKADLECYISNVASECLTKERPLWELQVLALDHDQGKDTVLLFRYHPSFSDAYRLRQIFCTTLLEGSKHPPKARFGRRAFMFNVMRAAVVGPLVLFKYIICADEDFSYFRQKMPCGDKVVTWSEPISLTPVVRVKLVTRSTLNDVLTSAIVGSLRKYLTSVGDIHPSDIRASVIIDLSDKIRTTVPKMGQRFTAVNLMLPTNTEGAIPRLWEIRRRMDEIKLSAEHVISYGAISTFINLLPDFIAQSILSAFLHQSSCVLTNFNLADEQLKLAGRAVKMFVHWFPASDEIPISISVFTYADEVRLAIMADKAIVPDPHKMCQEFRHQIAIMVGQLAHRRVPGEVRRRNLDGEEDEDDDIDPLEEEIRPPSRPRSSSGCLTRFTPSSSASRPLSTSGSPVMGETGGGVDGTLNDESKDTRSFLPPRSSSLPPNARSRPYTPSGDFGQRGSSDRKVTPSGNKVVDGQFQFSPSVERRGSSTGVVEV, from the exons aAAAATCACTGAAGAAGGAATATTCTAGAAGTGTTGAAGAAGGCTCTCCCAAACTGGAAAGCATAGATTCAAGCAGCGTTAACATAGAAGCTGAACCGGACAAGGGCTTATATGATGCCAGTGCCCCATCTAGCTCGCGACACAGCAGCCGACACCACATGAATAACTCGGGTCATACTTACAGCACATCAAACCAAAGAAGAACAAATAGACCAATGAAACGTCTCAAGCATCCAGCAGACCAAAGCGCCATTTTACCCCTCTTAGGGCTACTTGTGTTTATAGTTGTTGCCATAGCTACGGGCTTACCGTCTGCAGCATTTTTAATTGTATTCATCCCGCTTGCGCTACTCATTCGACGGTTTCTAGCATGTCGACGATGCGGTAGTTGCGCATGCTGCGCAAGTTTATTAACCTCGCATGAACGTTATTGGTTGAAAGAATTTGAATTTAATAAACCAGTCGTGCAATGTATACTGCAATTGGATGGATTTATAGACGTCACGAGAATTCGTGATTTGGTTTTGGCGCGAGTTGTATCGGCAGAAAATAAAAATGGCCGAAAATTGTACCCGCGGTTTACACAACGAATTGTGCCCGTGTTGGCAGGCTACGAGTGGATATATGACGATGCTTTTAATATTGACAACCATATTGTTAGTGTAAATAGGACGTCTACAAGCAAGGCGGATCTTGAGTGTTATATTTCCAATGTTGCCTCAGAATGCCTGACAAAAGAGCGCCCACTTTGGGAGCTCCAAGTTCTGGCTCTCGACCACGACCAAGGAAAGGATACAGTACTACTATTTCGATACCATCCCAGTTTTTCGGACGCCTATCGGTTGCGACAAATTTTTTGCACAACTTTGCTCGAAGGAAGTAAACATCCGCCCAAAGCCAGATTTGGGCGGAGAGCATTTATGTTTAACGTGATGCGTGCCGCAGTGGTCGGGCCATTGGTCCTATTCAAGTACATAATATGTGCGGATGAAGATTTTAGTTATTTCCGTCAAAAAATGCCATGTGGCGATAAAGTTGTGACTTGGTCGGAACCAATTAGTCTCACGCCAGTCGTCCGTGTTAAGCTGGTTACACGCAGTACTTTGAATGACGTTCTCACGTCAGCTATAGTTGGTAGCCTTCGTAAATATTTAACTAGTGTTGGCGATATACATCCATCCGATATCCGTGCTAGTGTGATAATAGATTTAAGTGACAAAATTAGAACTACAGTGCCAAAAATGGGTCAAAGATTTACAGCCGTGAATCTAATGTTACCAACAAATACAGAGGGCGCTATTCCGCGTCTTTGGGAAATTAGGAGACGTATGGACGAAATTAAACTTTCTGCGGAACACGTGATCTCATACGGAGCAATTAGTACCTTTATTAACTTATTACCTGACTTCATCGCACAATCCATACTAAGTGCGTTTTTACACCAAAGCAGCTGTGTGTTGACGAACTTTAACCTTGCGGACGAGCAACTTAAACTCGCTGGTCGAGCCGTTAAGATGTTTGTTCATTGGTTCCCTGCTAGTGACGAAATCCCAATTAGCATATCAGTGTTTACATATGCAGATGAGGTACGACTGGCTATCATGGCAGATAAGGCCATAGTTCCGGATCCACATAAGATGTGTCAGGAATTTCGACACCAG ATCGCTATAATGGTTGGCCAACTTGCACATCGACGTGTACCTGGCGAAGTCAGAAGACGAAATCTGGACGGGGAGGAAGACGAA GATGACGACATCGATCCTTTGGAAGAAGAAATACGTCCACCATCAAGACCAAGATCAAGCTCTGGTTGTTTAACGCGATTCACGCCCTCATCGTCAGCATCGCGCCCTCTATCGACGTCTGGTTCACCCGTCATGGGAGAAACTGGTGGCGGTGTGGATGGGACACTGAACGATGAATCGAAAGATACACGGAGTTTTTTACCGCCTCGTTCCTCATCTTTGCCTCCTAATGCTCGCTCACGACCTTATACACCTTCTGGGGACTTTGGCCAAAGGGGATCGAGTGATAGAAAAGTTACCCCTAGCGGTAATAAGGTTGTTGATGGACAATTTCAGTTTTCACCGAGTGTGGAAAGAAGGGGGTCTTCAACAGGGGTTGTGGAAGTATAG